Proteins encoded in a region of the Brevefilum fermentans genome:
- a CDS encoding S1C family serine protease — translation MNTMKLKIWLIIGLVIVSTLACAIPGVTTSFTLNTELDDKFPEIHIEPPTIEEIIPPNTWVIPDSVLLQDNLVQLYESVSPGVVSIQVYSDLGSGLGSGFVIDQEGHIVTNYHVVEVAREVEVHFPSGLKVYGEVIGVDLDSDLAVIKVDVDPDDLHPLPLGDSDQLRVGQTVVAIGNPFGLSGTMTVGIVSARGRTLESIRQTEGGAFFTAGDLIQTDASINPGNSGGPLLNLNGEVIGINRALRTSGNGIFSTSSNTGIGFAVSSNIVKRVVPTLKKGLTFDYPYLGLSSLESLTLANAELLGLPTANGAYVLDVVPGGPADKAGLKAGSQATQVAGLYAGGDLIIRVDNVDVLEFSDLLSYLMLNKNPGETMDMVILRNGEEKTITITLGKRPSSAP, via the coding sequence ATGAACACGATGAAATTAAAAATCTGGCTTATTATTGGCTTGGTCATTGTGTCGACTTTGGCTTGCGCCATCCCTGGAGTGACCACATCCTTCACGCTTAACACGGAGTTGGATGATAAATTCCCGGAAATCCATATTGAACCCCCCACGATAGAGGAAATCATCCCACCAAACACATGGGTGATCCCCGATTCTGTGCTCTTACAAGACAACCTGGTCCAATTGTATGAGTCCGTCAGTCCGGGTGTGGTATCCATCCAGGTATATTCTGATCTGGGGTCTGGGCTCGGATCGGGTTTTGTGATCGACCAGGAGGGGCATATTGTGACGAATTACCATGTGGTCGAAGTCGCGCGGGAGGTTGAGGTCCATTTCCCGAGCGGGCTTAAAGTCTACGGCGAGGTGATCGGCGTTGACCTGGATTCGGACCTGGCGGTAATCAAAGTTGATGTCGACCCGGACGACCTGCACCCTTTGCCCCTGGGTGATTCAGATCAACTGCGAGTTGGTCAGACGGTGGTTGCCATCGGGAATCCATTCGGATTAAGCGGCACAATGACGGTGGGGATCGTCTCCGCTCGGGGTAGAACCCTGGAATCCATTCGGCAAACCGAAGGTGGCGCTTTCTTTACAGCCGGCGATTTGATCCAGACCGATGCCAGCATTAACCCGGGCAATTCAGGCGGACCCCTCTTAAACCTCAACGGTGAGGTGATCGGGATTAACCGCGCCCTGCGAACAAGCGGTAACGGCATCTTCAGCACATCATCCAATACAGGCATTGGTTTTGCGGTCTCATCCAATATCGTAAAACGAGTGGTGCCGACCCTTAAAAAAGGCTTGACCTTTGATTACCCCTATTTGGGGTTGTCCAGCTTAGAATCCTTAACCCTCGCAAATGCTGAGCTCCTGGGTTTGCCGACGGCGAATGGTGCTTATGTTCTCGATGTCGTGCCCGGCGGACCCGCTGATAAGGCTGGTTTGAAGGCTGGCAGCCAGGCCACACAGGTTGCCGGTTTGTACGCCGGTGGAGATTTAATTATCCGCGTGGACAATGTGGACGTTCTTGAATTCAGCGATCTGCTCAGCTATTTGATGCTCAATAAAAATCCGGGTGAAACAATGGACATGGTCATCTTGCGCAATGGTGAGGAGAAGACGATTACCATCACCCTGGGTAAACGCCCATCCAGCGCACCATAA
- the nifJ gene encoding pyruvate:ferredoxin (flavodoxin) oxidoreductase, producing MTRQMVMTDANEATAWVAYRLNEVIAIYPITPSSGMGEFADEWAAEGIKNIWGTVPDVTEMQSEGGAAGAVHGALQAGGLTTTFTASQGLLLMIPNMYKIAGELTSTVFNVSARSIAAQALSIFGDHSDISAVRSTGFALLASDSVQQAQDMALIAQAATLRSRVPFLHFFDGFRSSHEINKIERLDEDDLRALIDDELVAQHRRRALSPDRPVLRGTAQNPDVFFQGRETVNPFYAKTPDIVQEVMDQFAERVGRSYHLFDYVGSPDAEKVIVVMASGVETAQETAKALIDAGEKVGVIAVRLYRPFSTKHLMQALPSTVKVIAVLDRTKEPGAGGEPLYLDVVNAVKEGFDLGLAPFKTLPRVIGGRYGLSSKEFTPAMVKGIFDEMDKETPKNHFTVGIIDDVGHTNLDWDPTYEILKRDVIQAMFFGLGADGTVSANKNSIKIIGEETENFAQGYFQYDSKKSGAVTVSHLRFGPEPIRAPYLIAENEASFVACHQFSFLEKYDMLKYARPKGIFLLNSLFGPDEIWDQLPAKVQEALIKKDLQFYIIDAYDVANKTNMGQRINTIMQTCFFAISGILPREQAIDHIKKSIEETYGKRGEAVIKQNFLAVDSALENMYKVEIPDKVTSTIPMKPAVPPEAPEYVREVLGKIIDRDGDNVRVSEMPVDGTFPTATTQWEKRNVALEIPVWEPDLCIQCGKCAFVCPHAAIRTKVYQDSYLAETPETFKHTNAKFREFRDGWAFTVQVAPEDCTGCGLCVENCPAKDKENPSRKAINMAPQPPIREQEAENWAFFSSIPYPDRKSFSPHTVKNSQLLEPLFEFSGACAGCGETPYLRLVTQLFGDRMVVANATGCSSIYGANLPTTPYAVNADGRGPAWSNSLFEDNAEFGLGMRLTIDKFIEYGHELLERLADQVGRDLVDAIINASQKTEEELEAQRGRVEQLKSILEKLDLPEARNLLSIADYLVRKSVWIIGGDGWAYDIGYGGLDHVLASGRDVNILVLDTEVYSNTGGQSSKATPRAAVAKFAANGKNLPKKDLGMMAMSYGYAYVARIAMGANDRQTLQALREAEAYPGPSLIIAYSHCIAHGINMRLGLQQQELAVKSGVWPIYRYNPELGAQGENPLIIDAKEPTIPVEDYAYNETRYRMLLQSNEARAEQLMINAKQDAASRWTLYQQMADMHYKKPDAETEE from the coding sequence ATGACACGACAAATGGTAATGACCGATGCCAATGAAGCCACGGCATGGGTTGCGTATCGATTGAACGAAGTCATTGCGATTTACCCAATTACGCCTTCATCGGGTATGGGCGAATTCGCCGATGAATGGGCTGCCGAGGGCATTAAAAACATCTGGGGAACCGTCCCGGATGTGACGGAAATGCAATCGGAGGGTGGCGCTGCAGGTGCCGTACACGGAGCGCTGCAAGCAGGGGGGCTGACCACCACCTTCACCGCCTCTCAGGGCTTGCTCTTGATGATCCCCAATATGTATAAAATCGCCGGAGAGCTGACTTCAACCGTGTTCAATGTGTCTGCCCGTTCCATTGCTGCCCAGGCGTTATCGATCTTTGGCGACCATTCCGATATTTCCGCAGTACGGTCAACCGGTTTTGCATTGCTGGCCAGCGATTCTGTGCAGCAAGCGCAGGACATGGCATTGATCGCCCAGGCAGCCACCCTGCGTAGCCGAGTTCCCTTCCTGCACTTCTTTGACGGCTTCCGCAGCTCTCACGAGATCAACAAAATTGAACGGCTGGATGAGGATGACCTGCGGGCGCTGATTGACGATGAACTGGTGGCACAGCACCGGAGGCGCGCCCTTTCGCCCGATCGCCCGGTTTTGCGCGGTACGGCCCAAAACCCCGATGTTTTCTTCCAGGGCCGCGAAACCGTCAATCCTTTTTATGCAAAAACTCCCGATATTGTCCAGGAGGTGATGGATCAATTTGCTGAACGAGTCGGGCGTTCTTACCACCTGTTTGACTATGTTGGCTCTCCTGATGCTGAGAAAGTGATCGTTGTGATGGCGTCTGGCGTTGAAACTGCACAGGAGACGGCGAAAGCATTAATCGATGCCGGCGAGAAGGTTGGCGTGATAGCCGTCAGGCTTTATCGGCCTTTCTCTACCAAGCATCTGATGCAAGCGCTTCCCAGCACCGTCAAGGTGATTGCAGTGCTCGACCGAACCAAGGAACCGGGTGCTGGCGGAGAACCCCTCTACCTGGATGTGGTCAACGCTGTCAAAGAAGGTTTTGATTTGGGACTGGCGCCCTTTAAAACCCTGCCCAGGGTCATTGGCGGTCGTTATGGGCTTTCTTCCAAGGAATTTACGCCTGCGATGGTCAAAGGCATTTTCGATGAAATGGATAAGGAAACGCCTAAGAACCACTTCACCGTTGGCATCATCGATGATGTCGGTCACACCAACCTGGATTGGGACCCAACTTACGAAATCCTGAAACGAGATGTGATCCAGGCGATGTTCTTTGGCCTTGGCGCTGATGGAACCGTAAGCGCCAACAAGAACTCCATCAAAATCATTGGCGAAGAAACTGAGAACTTTGCCCAGGGCTATTTCCAATACGATTCCAAGAAGTCGGGTGCCGTCACCGTATCGCATCTGCGCTTTGGACCAGAACCAATCAGAGCCCCGTACCTGATTGCAGAGAATGAAGCTTCCTTCGTCGCATGTCATCAATTCAGCTTCCTTGAGAAATATGACATGCTTAAATACGCCCGACCGAAAGGCATTTTCTTGCTGAACAGCCTGTTTGGACCGGACGAGATTTGGGATCAACTACCTGCCAAGGTACAGGAAGCCCTGATTAAGAAAGACCTGCAATTTTACATCATCGATGCGTACGATGTCGCCAATAAAACCAATATGGGTCAGCGCATCAATACCATCATGCAGACCTGCTTCTTCGCGATCAGCGGCATTTTGCCCCGGGAGCAGGCGATTGATCATATTAAGAAATCCATCGAAGAAACCTACGGGAAGCGCGGTGAAGCCGTTATCAAACAAAACTTCTTAGCCGTGGACAGCGCCCTGGAGAATATGTACAAGGTCGAAATCCCCGACAAAGTCACCAGCACTATTCCCATGAAACCAGCGGTACCGCCAGAAGCGCCAGAATATGTGCGTGAAGTGCTGGGCAAGATCATCGATCGCGATGGAGACAACGTGCGGGTGAGTGAGATGCCCGTGGATGGCACTTTCCCCACAGCGACGACCCAATGGGAAAAACGCAACGTTGCTCTCGAGATCCCGGTTTGGGAACCGGACCTGTGTATCCAATGCGGCAAGTGCGCTTTTGTGTGCCCGCATGCTGCCATCCGTACAAAGGTTTACCAGGATTCTTACCTGGCTGAAACCCCCGAGACCTTCAAACACACCAATGCCAAGTTCAGGGAGTTCCGTGATGGGTGGGCTTTCACTGTCCAGGTCGCGCCTGAAGACTGCACCGGGTGTGGATTGTGCGTGGAAAACTGCCCCGCCAAAGATAAAGAGAATCCCAGCCGCAAGGCGATCAACATGGCGCCCCAACCACCGATCCGCGAGCAGGAAGCTGAAAACTGGGCTTTCTTCAGCTCAATTCCCTACCCGGATCGCAAGAGCTTCTCGCCACACACCGTCAAGAACTCCCAGCTTTTGGAACCCCTGTTTGAGTTCTCAGGTGCTTGTGCAGGCTGTGGTGAAACGCCTTACCTGCGCCTGGTGACGCAATTGTTTGGTGATCGCATGGTGGTGGCTAACGCCACCGGCTGTTCATCGATTTATGGCGCCAACCTGCCCACCACCCCTTACGCGGTCAATGCGGATGGTCGTGGACCGGCCTGGTCGAACTCGCTGTTCGAGGACAACGCCGAATTTGGTCTGGGTATGCGCCTGACGATTGACAAATTCATTGAATATGGGCATGAGCTGCTGGAGAGACTGGCCGACCAGGTCGGACGTGACCTGGTTGATGCGATTATCAACGCCAGCCAGAAAACTGAAGAAGAACTGGAAGCACAGCGAGGGCGCGTTGAGCAGCTTAAAAGCATCTTAGAAAAATTAGACCTGCCTGAAGCCCGCAACTTGCTCTCGATTGCTGATTACCTGGTGCGTAAGAGCGTATGGATCATTGGCGGCGATGGCTGGGCTTATGATATCGGCTATGGCGGTCTGGATCATGTTTTGGCTTCCGGCCGCGATGTCAACATCCTCGTGCTGGATACCGAAGTTTATTCCAACACGGGCGGTCAGTCATCTAAGGCGACTCCTCGGGCTGCTGTGGCGAAATTTGCCGCTAACGGCAAGAATCTTCCCAAAAAGGATCTGGGCATGATGGCGATGTCTTATGGGTATGCCTATGTGGCTCGCATTGCCATGGGTGCTAACGACAGGCAGACCCTGCAGGCTTTACGCGAAGCAGAAGCGTATCCAGGACCGTCATTGATCATTGCCTACAGCCACTGTATTGCCCATGGAATCAATATGCGCCTGGGTCTTCAACAGCAAGAACTGGCTGTCAAGTCCGGTGTGTGGCCGATTTACCGCTACAACCCGGAATTAGGCGCACAGGGCGAAAACCCATTGATCATTGATGCCAAGGAGCCCACAATTCCAGTTGAGGATTACGCATACAATGAGACCCGCTATCGCATGCTCCTGCAGAGCAATGAGGCGCGCGCAGAACAGTTGATGATCAACGCCAAGCAGGATGCTGCCAGCCGCTGGACGCTTTACCAGCAAATGGCGGATATGCACTACAAGAAACCCGATGCTGAAACTGAAGAATAA
- a CDS encoding LysM peptidoglycan-binding domain-containing protein: MPASKAPELSDDDLKTTPIVIVTSPSGGLTGGVPPVTGTVEPGYPLEAEQPTEDFFSPTATLAPTIMVPTLTRPEEYTLREGEFPFCIARRFDLDPAALLNLNNLSPDTLVAPGTVLKIPQTGSWGEGDRSLQPHPTTHTISAGETIFSIACSYGSVSPEAIIVVNGLEEPYHLTAGQTLEIP; this comes from the coding sequence ATGCCAGCCTCAAAAGCCCCGGAACTCTCTGATGATGACCTCAAGACCACGCCCATCGTCATCGTTACCAGTCCGTCCGGCGGACTTACAGGCGGTGTCCCTCCCGTCACCGGAACAGTAGAGCCGGGGTATCCTTTAGAGGCAGAACAACCCACCGAAGATTTTTTCAGCCCAACCGCAACCCTGGCGCCCACGATCATGGTGCCAACGCTCACCCGGCCTGAAGAATACACCCTGCGCGAGGGTGAATTTCCATTCTGCATTGCGCGGCGATTTGATTTGGATCCGGCTGCCCTTCTCAACCTGAACAACCTGAGCCCCGACACCCTCGTGGCTCCGGGGACGGTATTGAAGATTCCCCAGACGGGCAGTTGGGGAGAAGGAGACCGCTCGCTGCAACCTCACCCAACCACACATACCATAAGTGCAGGTGAGACGATTTTTTCGATTGCTTGTTCGTATGGATCGGTTTCACCAGAGGCGATCATTGTTGTCAACGGGCTGGAAGAACCTTATCATCTGACAGCAGGTCAGACGCTTGAGATCCCCTGA
- a CDS encoding baeRF10 domain-containing protein, with protein MISEKDLKELLDYSSQDGVLSVYLNTNPTEVQAEAAKIQLRNLLRTVDQPEDVQAVEQYINLEYDWSAKGVAMFSDQRGDFFKTYQFNISLPNKILVSHRPIIRPLVQLMDTFMGWGVVLVDKQGARLFSFNLGILDESTGVMGDPVKQTKRGGGDTMFGRGSSSDASDKVESTIERNIKTIIESAIEFFKHNAIRRILIGGSEENIARFKQELPKAWQSLVVGEFPIGMSAGYLEVLEQASQKVLDVNEKVNQALVKQSITLAAKGSNGVIGLIDTLNAIREGRVKTLLVLDDFAQAGYRCDGCGYLSVQEVKTCPFCNGHFQRIDDAVEMAVREAIRNNADVKVLTHDPTLEQHGKISAILRY; from the coding sequence ATGATTTCCGAAAAAGACCTGAAGGAACTTTTGGATTATTCGTCCCAGGACGGTGTTCTGAGCGTTTACCTGAACACCAATCCAACTGAGGTGCAGGCTGAAGCTGCAAAAATCCAACTTCGCAACCTGTTAAGGACGGTCGACCAGCCAGAGGACGTTCAGGCTGTTGAGCAGTATATCAACCTGGAGTACGATTGGTCTGCGAAAGGGGTGGCTATGTTTTCAGACCAACGCGGGGATTTTTTCAAAACTTACCAGTTCAACATCTCTTTGCCTAACAAAATCCTTGTCAGCCACCGACCGATTATTCGCCCCCTGGTTCAGTTAATGGACACTTTTATGGGCTGGGGCGTGGTACTGGTCGATAAACAGGGCGCTCGTCTGTTTTCTTTTAACCTGGGAATTTTGGACGAAAGCACTGGCGTGATGGGCGACCCCGTCAAACAAACCAAACGCGGCGGTGGAGATACTATGTTCGGAAGGGGAAGCAGCTCCGACGCAAGCGACAAGGTGGAAAGCACCATCGAGCGTAATATCAAAACCATTATCGAATCCGCGATCGAGTTTTTTAAACACAATGCTATTCGGCGTATCTTGATTGGTGGTTCGGAAGAAAACATTGCCCGGTTTAAACAGGAATTACCCAAAGCCTGGCAGTCACTCGTTGTGGGAGAATTTCCAATCGGCATGAGCGCCGGTTATCTGGAGGTGTTGGAACAAGCCAGCCAAAAGGTTTTAGATGTCAATGAAAAGGTGAACCAGGCACTGGTCAAGCAGTCCATCACACTGGCTGCCAAGGGCAGCAACGGCGTTATCGGCTTGATCGACACCCTGAACGCCATCCGTGAAGGCAGAGTGAAAACCCTGCTGGTATTGGATGATTTCGCTCAAGCCGGCTATCGCTGTGATGGCTGTGGCTATCTCTCCGTACAGGAGGTGAAAACCTGTCCCTTCTGTAATGGGCATTTTCAGCGCATTGATGACGCAGTTGAAATGGCTGTTCGCGAGGCTATCAGAAATAACGCCGATGTAAAAGTGTTGACGCATGATCCAACCCTGGAGCAGCACGGAAAGATCAGCGCAATTTTGCGTTACTAA
- a CDS encoding NUDIX hydrolase, translating into MNHQELYREKLYSGPIFDLAKVRMRLPSGRERDYDLVEHGNSVTIVPVDASGQVYFVDQHRVGSNSMLLELPAGMLDAGEDPLEGARREIREEIGMDAEQIIPLGGFYLAAGYSDEYLFAYLAKGLFASPLDPDEDEFINLVTMPAEAALEKAFAGEFHDGKTLAALFLAMPYIKSNEK; encoded by the coding sequence ATGAATCATCAAGAACTTTATCGAGAAAAACTTTATTCCGGACCTATTTTTGACCTTGCCAAAGTGCGTATGCGCCTGCCAAGCGGTCGTGAACGAGACTACGACTTGGTCGAGCACGGCAATTCGGTGACGATCGTTCCCGTCGATGCATCAGGACAGGTTTATTTCGTCGACCAGCACCGGGTGGGATCAAATTCGATGTTGCTTGAACTACCTGCCGGTATGCTGGATGCAGGCGAAGACCCCCTGGAAGGTGCCAGGCGAGAAATTCGCGAAGAGATCGGCATGGATGCTGAGCAGATCATCCCCCTGGGAGGTTTTTACCTGGCGGCAGGTTATTCCGATGAATATTTGTTTGCCTACCTGGCGAAGGGCTTGTTTGCGTCGCCCCTGGATCCCGATGAAGATGAATTTATCAATTTGGTCACCATGCCTGCGGAAGCGGCACTTGAAAAAGCGTTTGCAGGCGAATTTCATGATGGAAAAACCCTGGCTGCACTTTTTTTGGCGATGCCGTATATCAAATCCAATGAGAAATAA